The Chitinophagales bacterium genome has a segment encoding these proteins:
- a CDS encoding iron-sulfur cluster-binding domain-containing protein yields MIMSYTEQNKITREINKTLFNTSAANYFAPIIDAFFPNNSLGCIKAKVINIIQERDDVISIELKPNRKFNAFIPGQYVETTIKINAVNYNRIFSISSSLQQLNQDNIIVLTIQKQKDGKVTSWIHQNLKKGDTIEISQAMGDFTLPETNHDVLFIAGGSGITPFRSMLYQALEKEMNVTLLYYCNTLNEHLFEDELNAFKNDNINVIFIDSNNKGFINENHIKEYCSDFANRKTFICGPAPMITAAQNVLAQLGVDESNIIIERFRPIQLPTQDLAHIKGTVSVLKLNKNNIEVNSENNILETLEQNGVFPKHGCRMGICKKCQCTKKSGMVYDKLNQKYSQTNEEKITICTTIPVGEVEIEF; encoded by the coding sequence ATGATTATGAGCTACACAGAACAGAATAAAATTACAAGAGAAATAAATAAAACTTTATTTAATACATCTGCAGCTAATTATTTTGCACCAATAATAGATGCATTTTTTCCAAACAACTCACTAGGTTGTATTAAAGCAAAAGTAATTAACATTATTCAAGAAAGAGATGATGTTATTTCTATAGAGTTGAAGCCAAACAGAAAATTCAATGCATTTATTCCAGGTCAGTATGTAGAAACTACTATAAAAATTAATGCAGTTAATTACAATAGAATTTTTAGTATATCGTCTTCATTGCAACAACTAAATCAAGACAATATAATAGTACTAACCATACAAAAACAAAAAGATGGTAAAGTCACTTCATGGATTCATCAAAATCTAAAAAAAGGAGATACCATAGAAATTTCTCAAGCTATGGGCGATTTTACTTTACCAGAAACAAATCATGATGTACTATTTATAGCAGGTGGTTCTGGCATTACACCATTTAGAAGTATGTTATACCAAGCACTAGAAAAAGAGATGAATGTTACACTACTATATTATTGTAATACTTTGAATGAACATTTATTTGAAGACGAATTAAATGCATTTAAAAATGATAATATCAATGTGATATTTATAGATTCAAATAACAAAGGGTTTATCAACGAAAATCATATAAAAGAATATTGTAGTGATTTTGCCAACAGAAAAACTTTTATTTGTGGACCAGCACCAATGATTACTGCCGCACAAAATGTATTAGCTCAACTTGGTGTTGACGAAAGCAATATTATAATAGAAAGATTTAGACCAATACAACTTCCTACTCAAGATTTAGCACATATTAAAGGAACAGTTTCAGTACTTAAACTCAATAAAAATAATATCGAAGTCAATTCAGAAAACAATATCTTAGAAACACTAGAACAAAATGGTGTATTTCCTAAGCATGGTTGCCGAATGGGAATTTGTAAAAAATGCCAATGCACTAAAAAAAGTGGTATGGTATACGATAAATTAAATCAAAAATATTCACAAACAAACGAAGAAAAAATTACTATCTGTACTACAATTCCAGTAGGAGAGGTAGAAATAGAATTTTAA
- a CDS encoding cytochrome-c peroxidase — protein MKNKILYISLFLFIVLIVVQCKKEENNTYNHNHVTTPYEFPNIEGFSAIPQNPNNIVTVEGVALGKKLFFDTQLSLDYTISCASCHLPEKSFAENTKFSTGVNGAIGTRNAMTLVNLAWYDAFFWDGKSLSLENQALIPVPQHNEMNLEWKFAVQRIQNDTSYKKLFNNAFGHFTVTKEDIANAIAQYEKTLISYNTPFEKYNRGEQDISASVLRGHKIFTTEKGDCFHCHSSNELFIKSDEAFANNGMDFAETTDDFVDKGLGAITGNPLDNGKFKIPTLRNLAFTAPYMHDGRFATLDEVIESYNKGPELSPSLANILKTEAQRRLQQYGHWGLELTDEEKTDLKNFLLSLSDSSYIQQ, from the coding sequence ATGAAAAATAAAATATTATATATATCATTATTTTTATTTATTGTATTGATTGTTGTTCAATGTAAGAAAGAAGAAAACAATACTTATAATCATAATCATGTTACTACACCATATGAGTTTCCAAATATAGAAGGATTTAGTGCCATTCCTCAAAATCCAAATAATATAGTTACTGTAGAAGGAGTTGCATTAGGAAAAAAACTATTTTTTGATACACAACTTTCATTAGATTATACCATTTCATGTGCATCATGTCATCTGCCAGAAAAGTCATTTGCAGAAAATACAAAATTTAGTACTGGCGTAAATGGAGCAATTGGAACTCGTAATGCCATGACTTTAGTTAACTTAGCATGGTATGATGCTTTTTTTTGGGATGGAAAATCATTGTCTTTAGAAAATCAAGCATTAATTCCTGTACCACAACACAACGAAATGAATTTAGAGTGGAAGTTTGCTGTTCAAAGAATTCAAAACGATACCAGCTACAAAAAATTGTTTAATAATGCATTCGGACATTTTACAGTCACCAAAGAAGACATTGCCAATGCGATTGCACAATATGAAAAAACATTAATTTCTTATAATACACCATTTGAAAAATACAATAGAGGAGAACAAGATATTAGTGCATCTGTTTTGCGTGGACATAAAATTTTTACAACAGAAAAAGGAGATTGTTTTCACTGTCATAGCTCAAATGAATTATTTATAAAGTCAGATGAAGCTTTTGCCAATAACGGAATGGACTTTGCCGAAACTACTGATGATTTTGTAGACAAAGGTTTAGGTGCAATTACAGGCAATCCATTAGACAATGGCAAGTTTAAAATTCCTACACTTAGAAACTTAGCATTCACTGCACCTTATATGCATGATGGAAGATTTGCCACATTAGATGAAGTAATAGAAAGTTATAACAAAGGACCAGAGTTATCTCCGAGTTTAGCAAATATTTTAAAAACAGAAGCACAAAGAAGATTACAACAATACGGACATTGGGGATTAGAATTAACTGATGAAGAAAAAACAGACCTTAAAAACTTTTTACTCAGCTTAAGTGATTCTTCTTATATTCAACAATAA
- a CDS encoding UbiD family decarboxylase, whose translation MTYRSLQDCIDDLAKHNDLLVIKDEVDPYLEMAAIHLRVHEAKGKAILFENIKDCKYKAVSNLFGTTERSEFIFRDTLPKVKALIQLQTNPIQAFKQPLKSLRLLFAAMKALPKKVHKHQFEKIKIEDVPQIQCWKKDGGAFITLPIVYSEDADQTGVMHSNLGMYRIQLSGNNYILNKEIGLHYQLHRGIGIHQTKWNKKNEPMKVSIFVGGPPAHSFAAVMPLPETISELTFAGVLAGRRFRYLYDEDGFMLSTDSDFVITGEVYSNENKPEGPFGDHLGYYSLKHDFPVMRVKNVYAKKNAIWSFTVVGRPPQEDTAFGNMIHQMTGSAISKEIPGVHEVHAVDAAGVHPLLLAIGSERYTPYYKESRPQELLTIANRILGTGQLSLAKFLFIANKSDDENLTTHNEEAFFKHILERINLQRDIHFYTNTTIDTLDYSGDGLNTGSKVVIAACGNAVRNLDKIVPSDFDLPIGFKNPRMISDGILAIETNAFENYETEIKRLEYFTKNKIATLKNIPLIIICDDSQYLADNFNNFLWIAFTRSNPSHDMYGVNEQIVNKHWQCDNLIIDVRVKPHHAPILEKDEAIEAKVNDLLLF comes from the coding sequence ATGACTTATCGTTCGCTACAAGATTGTATTGATGATTTAGCAAAACATAACGACTTACTTGTTATCAAAGACGAAGTTGATCCATACTTAGAAATGGCAGCTATTCATCTTAGAGTGCATGAAGCAAAAGGCAAAGCCATACTTTTTGAAAATATCAAAGATTGTAAATACAAGGCAGTATCTAACCTATTTGGAACTACAGAAAGAAGCGAGTTTATTTTTAGAGATACGCTACCAAAAGTAAAAGCATTAATTCAATTGCAAACCAATCCAATACAAGCATTTAAGCAACCACTTAAAAGTTTAAGATTACTGTTTGCTGCAATGAAAGCACTACCTAAAAAAGTGCATAAACATCAGTTTGAAAAAATTAAAATCGAAGATGTACCACAAATTCAATGTTGGAAAAAAGATGGCGGTGCTTTTATTACATTGCCTATAGTTTATTCTGAAGATGCCGACCAAACTGGAGTTATGCATTCTAATTTAGGTATGTATAGAATACAACTAAGTGGCAATAATTATATATTAAATAAAGAAATAGGATTGCATTATCAACTACACAGAGGCATCGGTATTCATCAAACAAAATGGAATAAAAAAAATGAACCAATGAAAGTATCTATTTTTGTTGGAGGACCACCAGCACATAGCTTTGCTGCTGTAATGCCTTTGCCAGAAACCATTTCTGAGTTAACTTTTGCTGGAGTTTTGGCTGGTAGAAGATTTCGTTACTTATATGATGAAGATGGTTTTATGCTAAGCACCGATTCCGATTTTGTAATTACGGGCGAAGTCTATTCAAATGAAAATAAACCAGAAGGACCTTTTGGCGACCATTTAGGATATTATTCTTTAAAGCACGATTTTCCTGTAATGCGTGTAAAAAATGTATATGCTAAAAAAAATGCTATTTGGAGTTTTACTGTTGTAGGACGACCACCACAAGAAGATACTGCTTTTGGCAATATGATTCATCAAATGACTGGTAGTGCTATTAGCAAAGAAATTCCTGGCGTACACGAAGTACACGCTGTAGATGCAGCTGGAGTACATCCTTTGTTATTGGCAATTGGTAGCGAAAGATATACGCCTTACTACAAAGAAAGTAGACCACAAGAATTGCTGACTATTGCCAATAGAATTTTAGGAACTGGACAGTTGTCATTGGCTAAGTTTTTATTTATTGCAAATAAAAGTGATGATGAAAATTTAACGACTCATAATGAAGAAGCATTCTTTAAACATATATTAGAACGAATTAATTTACAAAGAGATATACATTTTTATACCAATACTACTATTGATACACTAGACTATTCTGGCGATGGATTAAACACAGGAAGTAAAGTTGTAATTGCTGCTTGTGGTAATGCTGTTAGAAATTTAGACAAAATAGTTCCTAGTGATTTTGACTTACCCATTGGATTTAAAAATCCTAGAATGATTAGTGATGGCATTTTAGCAATTGAAACTAATGCATTTGAAAACTACGAAACTGAAATAAAAAGATTAGAATATTTCACTAAAAATAAAATAGCAACACTTAAAAATATTCCATTAATTATTATATGTGATGATAGTCAATATCTTGCTGATAATTTTAATAATTTTTTATGGATAGCGTTTACCAGAAGCAATCCATCTCACGATATGTATGGTGTAAACGAACAGATAGTCAATAAGCATTGGCAATGCGATAATTTAATTATAGATGTAAGAGTAAAACCACATCATGCACCAATTTTAGAAAAAGACGAAGCGATAGAAGCTAAAGTAAATGACTTATTACTTTTTTAA
- a CDS encoding alpha/beta hydrolase — translation MKSKLLYIIIPILLLISCKKESNGSLDNYYFLSIDNVALPVRVTGNPNSDIAIVFVHGGPGGSAQTERNFLYWELMEKNYKCVFYDQRGASASQGNAKDEDFTIEKFAEDLDVVVDFTKSELQAKSVFVHGVSWGGGLATYYCLDTTHQNKINGLIAEAPAYDTKNGMALSVNFILNFADSMIANNTNAIFWENLKNYYALNPTITNENFRKHLEYMGYTNGVIYNPLTLIGRNTSIPDVNLDEAYKNEIASAIKLKYNNEPIFKMDLTPFLSQIDIPVLLIWGAKDGLLPKDNLASKYAIAVGTPYIHYNPNKYLEAAHLPHAEDYLQFQSDAIDFIETYK, via the coding sequence ATGAAATCTAAACTACTATACATCATTATACCTATATTACTACTTATTTCTTGTAAGAAAGAAAGTAATGGCTCATTAGACAATTATTATTTCTTAAGTATTGATAATGTAGCACTTCCAGTTCGTGTTACAGGAAATCCAAATAGTGATATTGCTATAGTTTTTGTACATGGCGGACCAGGTGGCTCTGCTCAAACAGAAAGGAATTTTTTGTATTGGGAACTCATGGAAAAAAACTATAAGTGTGTATTTTACGACCAAAGAGGTGCAAGTGCTTCACAAGGCAATGCTAAAGATGAAGACTTTACCATAGAAAAATTTGCTGAGGATCTAGATGTGGTAGTCGATTTTACAAAATCAGAGTTGCAAGCTAAATCTGTTTTTGTACACGGAGTTAGTTGGGGAGGAGGTCTTGCTACTTACTATTGCTTAGATACTACACATCAAAATAAAATAAACGGACTTATTGCTGAAGCACCAGCATATGATACTAAAAATGGAATGGCACTATCAGTAAATTTTATATTGAATTTTGCCGATTCCATGATTGCCAATAATACAAATGCTATTTTCTGGGAAAATTTAAAAAACTATTATGCTTTAAATCCAACTATAACTAACGAAAATTTTAGAAAGCATTTAGAGTATATGGGATATACGAATGGTGTAATTTATAATCCACTTACATTAATAGGAAGAAATACTAGTATACCAGATGTAAATTTAGACGAAGCGTATAAAAATGAAATTGCATCTGCTATTAAATTGAAATATAATAACGAACCAATTTTTAAAATGGATTTAACACCTTTTCTATCTCAAATAGATATTCCAGTGTTACTAATTTGGGGAGCAAAAGATGGTTTATTACCTAAAGATAACTTAGCTTCAAAATATGCTATTGCTGTTGGTACACCATATATACACTACAATCCTAACAAATATTTAGAAGCTGCTCATTTACCTCATGCAGAAGATTATTTACAATTTCAGTCTGATGCTATAGATTTTATTGAAACTTATAAATAA
- a CDS encoding riboflavin synthase: MFTGIIETIGTVVGIKKDDSNIHFTIEADFTNELQIDQSVAHNGVCLTVVAKKGNTYTVTAIKETLDITNLGQLQIGDIVNLERAMISGARLDGHMVQGHVDQTAKLIKIKEKEGSHEFLFKIKKPKFKLVNKGSICVDGTSLTVVKAKKNTFKVAIIPYTYEYTIFHTYQENSIVNIEFDIIGKYVERLMQHYQ; encoded by the coding sequence ATGTTTACAGGTATTATAGAAACAATAGGCACAGTTGTTGGCATTAAAAAAGATGACAGCAATATTCATTTTACTATAGAAGCAGATTTTACTAATGAACTACAAATAGACCAAAGCGTAGCACATAATGGTGTGTGCCTAACTGTTGTAGCTAAAAAAGGAAATACTTATACGGTTACTGCAATTAAAGAAACACTAGACATTACTAATCTCGGTCAACTACAAATTGGAGATATTGTAAATCTTGAAAGAGCAATGATTAGTGGTGCAAGATTAGATGGACATATGGTACAAGGTCATGTAGATCAAACAGCTAAACTCATTAAAATAAAAGAAAAAGAAGGCAGTCATGAGTTTTTGTTTAAAATAAAAAAGCCAAAGTTTAAATTAGTAAACAAAGGTTCTATTTGTGTCGATGGCACAAGCTTAACAGTAGTAAAAGCAAAGAAAAACACATTTAAAGTAGCCATTATTCCTTACACATATGAATATACTATTTTTCACACTTATCAAGAAAACAGCATAGTAAATATAGAGTTCGATATTATTGGAAAATATGTAGAACGATTAATGCAACATTATCAGTAA
- a CDS encoding gliding motility-associated C-terminal domain-containing protein, protein MMNNIKKIISLLILLLVFSQTVLATHNRAGEIVYKHVTGFTYEFTINTYTKISGISSDADRDKLYIIWGDGTFDSLPRLTETLIAPDIKHNIYRGLHTYSGPATYVVGVSDPNRVENIINMSNSVNTLFYLEDSVKILDPNIIGYNNSPILYNPPIDYANVNQVFIHNPNAFDADGDSLVFRLIPPLQSRGNPVGNYRYPNQISPGPDNNFTIDSRNGEIRWDVPKQQGIYNIAFIVEEYRNGILFGTVIRDMQIFVEATNNKPPVLTIPDDICIVAGDTVEFNVSATDPDIGQLVTLIANGSSFSVASSPSVFTVGSAGNPISGHFYWATNCTHINKNEYQVLFKAEDNFNSPPLVDIKTLFIKVLPPAPQLQSVFNPSNGTVQLTWDSLYTCADNSKFLKFTVWRKTGCGTIIDSCSTDLASLGYTQIATTNNYYYNDNGLIPGNDYSYIVRAEFGDVSNAGVTINAFSSLPSEEECINYPISFPILYNVDVRSTDATNGIIYVEWSRPFAEELDTIINSGPYIINLYRAEGINGTNYTLIKSDTFNTYSDINDTSFLDTNLNTTNLAYTYNVQLIVRGGDTLGFTNPASSVYLTTTPNFKSADLSWSYQVPWQNDTFVVYRKDPSTLTYVIIDTITTTSFKDTGLINDSLYCYKIEAIGKYNQAGLKEPLINFSQEACVIPIDTITPCSPTLVVTNYCNDDNLTKNEYINYLVWNYNTDCDTSVIVQTKIYYKAPNTSSFVLLDSFGKIDILAYTHILDLSVAGCYYIQTIGKSGKTNVSNTVCVDDCPVYNLPNAFTPNNDGSNDLFTPILPYGGVAKIDFKVFNRWGNLVFETNDPNINWDGTDSKNGSVLNTAVYYYVCDVYYQTSNGLQKLSTPLSGYIHLFRE, encoded by the coding sequence ATGATGAATAATATAAAAAAAATTATATCATTACTCATACTATTATTAGTATTCAGTCAAACTGTTTTAGCTACACACAACAGAGCTGGTGAAATTGTATATAAACATGTTACTGGCTTTACTTACGAGTTTACGATAAACACTTATACTAAAATAAGTGGAATTAGTAGCGATGCGGATAGAGATAAATTATATATAATATGGGGAGATGGTACATTCGACTCATTGCCAAGGTTAACTGAAACATTAATTGCTCCAGATATAAAACATAATATTTATAGAGGTTTACATACCTATTCAGGACCAGCTACCTATGTAGTTGGAGTAAGCGATCCAAATAGAGTAGAAAACATTATTAATATGTCTAACTCTGTCAATACTTTATTTTATCTAGAAGATTCAGTAAAAATATTGGACCCAAATATAATTGGCTATAACAACTCACCAATTTTATACAATCCACCAATCGATTATGCCAATGTCAACCAAGTATTTATTCATAATCCAAATGCTTTTGATGCTGATGGTGATAGCTTGGTATTTAGATTAATTCCGCCACTACAATCTCGTGGAAATCCGGTTGGTAATTATCGATATCCAAATCAAATTTCACCAGGACCAGATAATAATTTTACTATTGATAGTAGGAACGGTGAAATAAGATGGGATGTTCCTAAGCAACAAGGCATCTATAATATTGCATTTATTGTTGAAGAGTACAGAAATGGTATTTTATTCGGAACTGTTATTAGAGATATGCAGATTTTTGTAGAAGCAACTAATAATAAACCACCAGTACTAACCATACCTGATGATATTTGTATTGTTGCTGGCGATACTGTAGAGTTTAATGTCTCTGCTACTGATCCAGATATTGGACAATTGGTTACTTTAATAGCCAATGGTTCTTCTTTTAGCGTAGCAAGTTCTCCTTCTGTATTTACAGTTGGTAGTGCAGGAAATCCAATTAGTGGTCATTTTTATTGGGCTACAAATTGTACTCACATCAACAAAAATGAATATCAAGTACTATTTAAAGCAGAAGATAACTTTAATTCGCCACCATTAGTCGACATAAAAACTTTATTCATTAAAGTATTACCACCAGCACCACAATTACAAAGTGTCTTTAATCCATCAAATGGCACTGTACAATTAACTTGGGATAGTTTATATACTTGTGCTGATAATAGTAAGTTTTTAAAATTCACTGTTTGGAGAAAAACAGGTTGTGGTACTATAATTGATTCTTGTTCTACAGATTTAGCAAGTTTAGGATATACGCAAATTGCTACTACTAATAACTACTATTATAACGATAATGGTTTAATTCCTGGCAACGATTACAGTTATATTGTAAGAGCAGAATTTGGTGATGTGTCTAATGCTGGTGTTACGATTAATGCATTTTCTAGTTTACCATCAGAAGAAGAGTGTATCAACTATCCAATTAGTTTTCCAATTCTATACAATGTAGATGTGCGTAGTACAGATGCTACAAATGGAATTATTTATGTTGAGTGGTCTAGACCTTTTGCAGAAGAATTAGATACTATCATCAATTCTGGTCCATATATTATTAACTTGTATAGAGCAGAAGGTATAAACGGTACAAATTATACCTTAATAAAATCAGATACTTTTAATACTTATTCTGATATTAATGATACTTCTTTTTTAGATACCAATTTAAATACAACAAATTTAGCTTATACTTACAATGTACAATTAATTGTTAGAGGAGGAGATACGCTTGGTTTTACTAATCCTGCATCTAGTGTATATCTTACTACTACTCCAAATTTTAAATCTGCCGATTTAAGCTGGAGTTATCAAGTACCTTGGCAAAATGATACTTTTGTAGTATATAGAAAAGATCCAAGTACGCTTACTTATGTTATTATAGATACAATTACTACAACTTCATTTAAAGATACTGGTTTAATTAATGACTCTTTGTACTGCTACAAAATTGAAGCCATTGGAAAATACAATCAAGCTGGATTAAAAGAACCACTTATTAATTTCTCGCAAGAAGCTTGTGTTATTCCTATTGATACCATTACACCTTGTAGTCCAACACTTGTTGTTACTAATTATTGCAATGATGATAATCTAACTAAAAACGAGTATATTAATTATTTAGTTTGGAATTATAATACAGATTGCGATACTAGTGTTATTGTACAAACTAAAATTTACTACAAAGCACCAAATACTAGCAGTTTTGTTTTGTTAGATTCATTTGGTAAGATTGATATCTTAGCATATACACATATTTTAGATTTATCTGTAGCAGGTTGCTATTACATACAAACTATTGGAAAAAGTGGTAAAACAAATGTTTCTAATACTGTTTGTGTAGATGACTGTCCAGTTTATAATTTACCAAATGCATTCACTCCAAATAATGATGGAAGCAACGACTTATTTACGCCAATTTTACCTTATGGTGGTGTTGCAAAAATAGATTTTAAAGTATTTAATCGTTGGGGAAATTTAGTTTTTGAAACCAATGATCCAAATATTAATTGGGATGGAACAGATAGCAAAAATGGTAGTGTACTAAATACAGCAGTCTACTATTATGTATGCGATGTATACTATCAAACATCAAACGGATTACAAAAATTGAGTACACCTTTAAGTGGTTACATACATTTATTTAGAGAATAA